In Nocardioides jishulii, the DNA window GGGCGGCGGCCGGGTGATTGCGGGCACCGTTAAGGTGAGGGCGTGACCACAGCCACAGCCGACCTCGTGATCGTGGCCAACCGTCTCCCCGTGGACGAGGTCGTCAACCCTGACGGATCCACCTCGTGGGGCCGCTCCCCCGGGGGCCTGGTGACGGCCCTTGAACCGGTGCTGCGTGCGCAGCACGGCGCGTGGGTCGGCTGGCCCGGTGGCACCGACCAGGAGATCGAGCCCTTCGAGTCCGACGGTCTCACCCTGGTGCCCGTGCCCCTGAGCGCCGACGACATCGAGCACTTCTACGAGGGCTTCTCCAACGGAACGCTCTGGCCGCTCTACCACGACGTCATCGCCAAGCCGCTGTTCCACCGCGAGTGGTGGGACGCCTACGTCGACGTCAACCGCCGCTTCACCGAGCGCGCCGCCGAGGTCGCTGCCCCCGGTGCGACCGTGTGGGTCCAGGACTACCAGCTCCAGCTGGTGCCGCAGATGCTGCGCGAGCTGCGCCCGGACCTGCGCATCGGTTTCTACCTGCACATCCCCTTCCCGCCGGCCGAGCTCTTCGCCCAGCTGCCGTGGCGCCGCCAGATCCTCGAGGGCCTGCTCGGCGCCGACCTGATCGGCTTCCAGCTCCCCGGGGCGGCCGCCAACTTCATCCGCCTCGTGCGCACCAGGGTCGGTCATCGCACCCACAAGGACACGGTGCAGATGCCGGACGGCCGCCTCGTGCGCGCTTCGGCGTTCCCCATCTCCATCGATGCCGAGGAGTTCGAGACGATGGCCCGCTCCGAGGCGGTGCAGTCCCGAGCCAAGGAGATCCGCGAGCAGCTCGGCAGCCCGAAGACGCTCTTCCTCGGCGTCGACAGGCTCGACTACACGAAGGGCATCCACGCCCGTCTGCGCGCCTACTCCGAGCTCGTTGCCGAGGGCCACGTCGACGTCAACGACGCCGTCTTCGTGCAGGTCGCGACGCCGTCCCGCGAACGGGTGGAGCAGTACCGCATCCTGCGCGACGAGATCGACCGCCTGGTGGGCCGGATCAACGGCGACCTCGGCCATTACGGTCGCCCCGCCATCGACTACCAGCACGCCTCCTTCCCCCGCGAGGAGATGGCCGCCCTCTACCGGGCGGCCGACGTGATGGTGGTGACTCCGCTGCGCGACGGCATGAACCTGGTCGCGAAGGAGTACGTCGCCTGCAAGTACGACGACGAGGGCGCCCTGGTCCTCTCGGAGTTCGCTGGCGCCGCGCACGAGCTGCGTCAGGCCTGGATGGTCAACCCCTACGACATCAACGGCATGAAGGC includes these proteins:
- a CDS encoding alpha,alpha-trehalose-phosphate synthase (UDP-forming), whose translation is MTTATADLVIVANRLPVDEVVNPDGSTSWGRSPGGLVTALEPVLRAQHGAWVGWPGGTDQEIEPFESDGLTLVPVPLSADDIEHFYEGFSNGTLWPLYHDVIAKPLFHREWWDAYVDVNRRFTERAAEVAAPGATVWVQDYQLQLVPQMLRELRPDLRIGFYLHIPFPPAELFAQLPWRRQILEGLLGADLIGFQLPGAAANFIRLVRTRVGHRTHKDTVQMPDGRLVRASAFPISIDAEEFETMARSEAVQSRAKEIREQLGSPKTLFLGVDRLDYTKGIHARLRAYSELVAEGHVDVNDAVFVQVATPSRERVEQYRILRDEIDRLVGRINGDLGHYGRPAIDYQHASFPREEMAALYRAADVMVVTPLRDGMNLVAKEYVACKYDDEGALVLSEFAGAAHELRQAWMVNPYDINGMKATLLDAHRASPEERRRRMRAMRVQVKENDVARWAENFLGDLAGR